The Gordonibacter urolithinfaciens genome contains a region encoding:
- a CDS encoding FAD-dependent oxidoreductase translates to MENEKTSMDRRSFLKGAFATGAVATAAVTGVGTLAGCAAQPKEGKAGTSASDGKAAGGTYDFETAPDPIAEGDIKETVDADVVVIGAGFSGLCCALAAAENGANVVMLERMDHVIGRGGSIYAMNSKLTKEKGYECSVEEVAQRYKRMMGYHSYRVDGRKWMLHFNRSGEAMDWLIDRMTTASSVGGDDLTPVMEHWYEDPENINGEFPGTHEFLDGPNGKGPDDNPQQDVCANMALYCEKAGVDIRYETDAQQLVKDGDKVVGVVAKGKDGYVRFNGKKGVVIATGDFGQDKDMLEKFIPWAAHQTEFGGIWNGSGHKMAYWAGAAVDKSETPAPMIFCFQWRSITRQVRAFQGLMVNEDGRRYDNEDNVISHGGLALMHQKGNHAFAIWDDDYANEPGWQNHRYVDGPKVFDTPDDVRAYWQTVVDGPGTINMNGSGDIPVKMIKADTVEELVEKLGLPKDETLKTIEAYNGYCDAGVDEEFGKRKELLLPIKKGPFYGIECTPWFLSTTGGIRCNEDLQAMNADDEVIDGLYCLGSTVGDMYTNCYSTHFPGHNLGGTCLTFGYVTGRKLAGAE, encoded by the coding sequence ATGGAGAACGAGAAGACGAGCATGGACCGCCGCAGCTTCCTCAAGGGCGCATTCGCCACGGGCGCCGTGGCTACCGCCGCCGTCACGGGCGTGGGGACGCTCGCCGGCTGCGCTGCGCAGCCGAAGGAGGGCAAGGCGGGCACGTCGGCCTCCGACGGCAAGGCCGCGGGCGGCACCTACGATTTCGAGACGGCGCCCGATCCCATCGCCGAGGGCGACATCAAGGAGACGGTGGACGCCGACGTCGTGGTCATCGGCGCCGGGTTCTCCGGCCTGTGCTGCGCGCTCGCAGCCGCCGAGAACGGTGCGAACGTGGTCATGCTCGAGCGCATGGACCACGTCATCGGGCGCGGCGGCTCCATCTACGCCATGAACTCGAAGCTGACGAAGGAGAAGGGCTACGAGTGCTCCGTCGAGGAAGTGGCCCAGCGCTACAAGCGCATGATGGGCTATCACTCCTACCGCGTGGACGGCCGCAAGTGGATGCTGCACTTCAACCGCTCGGGCGAGGCCATGGACTGGCTCATCGACCGCATGACCACGGCCAGCTCCGTGGGCGGCGACGACCTGACCCCCGTCATGGAGCACTGGTACGAGGACCCGGAGAACATCAACGGCGAGTTCCCCGGCACGCACGAGTTCCTCGACGGGCCCAACGGCAAGGGCCCCGACGACAACCCGCAGCAGGACGTGTGCGCGAACATGGCGCTGTATTGCGAGAAGGCCGGTGTGGACATCCGCTACGAGACGGACGCACAGCAGCTCGTGAAGGACGGCGACAAGGTAGTGGGCGTCGTGGCGAAGGGCAAGGACGGCTACGTGCGGTTCAACGGAAAGAAGGGCGTGGTCATCGCCACGGGCGACTTCGGCCAGGACAAGGACATGCTGGAGAAGTTCATTCCCTGGGCGGCGCACCAGACCGAGTTCGGCGGCATCTGGAACGGTTCGGGCCACAAGATGGCGTACTGGGCCGGCGCCGCCGTCGACAAGAGCGAGACGCCCGCGCCCATGATCTTCTGCTTCCAGTGGCGCTCCATCACGCGCCAGGTGCGCGCGTTCCAGGGCCTCATGGTGAACGAGGACGGCCGCCGCTACGACAACGAGGACAACGTCATCTCGCACGGCGGCCTGGCGCTCATGCACCAGAAGGGCAACCACGCGTTCGCCATCTGGGACGACGACTACGCGAACGAGCCGGGCTGGCAGAACCACCGCTACGTGGACGGCCCGAAGGTGTTCGACACGCCCGACGACGTGCGCGCCTACTGGCAGACCGTGGTGGACGGCCCCGGCACCATCAACATGAACGGCTCGGGCGACATCCCGGTGAAGATGATCAAGGCCGACACCGTGGAGGAGCTGGTGGAGAAGCTGGGCCTGCCGAAGGACGAGACGCTCAAGACCATCGAGGCGTACAACGGCTACTGCGACGCAGGCGTCGACGAGGAGTTCGGCAAGCGCAAAGAGCTGCTGCTGCCCATCAAGAAGGGCCCGTTCTACGGCATAGAGTGCACGCCGTGGTTCCTGTCCACCACCGGCGGCATCCGCTGCAACGAGGACCTGCAGGCCATGAACGCCGACGACGAGGTCATCGACGGGCTGTACTGCCTGGGCTCCACGGTGGGCGACATGTACACGAACTGCTACTCCACGCACTTCCCCGGCCATAACCTGGGCGGCACGTGCCTCACGTTCGGCTACGTGACCGGCCGCAAGCTGGCCGGCGCCGAGTAG
- a CDS encoding response regulator transcription factor: MKGSHVRHLFNEPGDRERVRAELGHAAAGNARIALAMASYMVWLIACCTGPAVVLGAQGSGGGEMLLPAWLGPLACMAAASAVIAVWFKRTRKVPSATSWTVALASLMTLAAALHLVWALDTGLPTAARGALYLLASLVMGVGCALFRVEVDRVFGWIGTQQTLYQGMLATVATAAVLAMLAVAGRVSGSGDLPLLAAPLVLPFAGAALLRSVVGGFPRARYYGHGRDVPLPFPAKFAATSCVQGLAAGVLFAGMFALGGDGAGVAAVFAGAGGAEAVAWTSSFGSTALCSVGQLAAVALLFGTLVFLRLDFNRLVYKVAFPFVALGFVLLALLPDATAVGSAVLAAGFCYLDLVLWSLGACLMKNMGLPATWIASCPGAALFCGVVVGAGLALGFLGAEMSPDAALLASCVACLVLAAALFLSSGSNLKYGWGTVRPGESSLAAGDMAGVVKFVATERAVTQRESEVMLLLAEGKSRRAVCEALSVSPDTVKTHVRSIYRKLAVHSQQELIDYLAREREDLAADGSEHPLGA; this comes from the coding sequence ATGAAGGGAAGCCACGTTCGCCACCTGTTCAACGAGCCGGGCGACCGCGAGCGCGTGCGCGCGGAGCTCGGCCACGCCGCGGCGGGAAACGCCCGTATCGCGCTGGCCATGGCAAGCTACATGGTTTGGCTGATAGCCTGCTGTACCGGGCCGGCCGTCGTGCTCGGGGCACAGGGGTCGGGAGGCGGCGAGATGCTCCTGCCGGCATGGCTGGGGCCGCTCGCGTGCATGGCGGCGGCGAGCGCGGTCATAGCCGTGTGGTTCAAGCGGACCCGCAAGGTGCCGAGTGCGACCTCGTGGACTGTGGCATTGGCGTCGCTTATGACGCTCGCGGCGGCCCTTCATCTGGTGTGGGCGCTCGACACCGGGCTGCCGACGGCTGCGCGGGGCGCGCTGTACCTGCTGGCGAGCCTGGTCATGGGTGTGGGATGCGCGCTGTTCCGCGTGGAGGTCGATCGCGTGTTCGGCTGGATAGGAACGCAGCAGACGTTGTACCAGGGCATGCTGGCCACCGTGGCGACGGCAGCCGTGCTCGCGATGCTGGCGGTGGCGGGCCGGGTATCCGGGTCGGGCGACCTGCCCCTGCTGGCAGCGCCCCTCGTGCTGCCGTTCGCGGGCGCCGCGCTGCTGCGCTCCGTGGTGGGCGGCTTCCCCCGGGCGCGTTACTACGGGCATGGGCGCGACGTGCCGCTGCCGTTTCCCGCGAAGTTCGCTGCCACGTCGTGCGTGCAGGGTCTGGCTGCCGGCGTGCTGTTCGCGGGAATGTTCGCGTTAGGCGGCGACGGCGCCGGGGTGGCCGCCGTCTTTGCCGGGGCGGGCGGCGCGGAGGCCGTGGCATGGACCTCCTCGTTCGGGAGCACGGCGCTGTGCTCTGTGGGGCAGCTTGCGGCGGTGGCTCTGCTGTTCGGCACGCTCGTGTTCCTGCGTCTCGACTTCAACCGGCTGGTGTACAAGGTGGCTTTCCCGTTCGTGGCCCTCGGCTTCGTTCTGCTTGCGCTGCTGCCCGATGCGACGGCGGTGGGCAGCGCGGTGCTGGCTGCCGGGTTCTGCTACCTCGACCTGGTGCTGTGGAGCCTGGGCGCCTGCCTCATGAAAAACATGGGGCTGCCCGCCACCTGGATCGCCAGCTGTCCGGGTGCCGCGCTGTTCTGCGGCGTGGTGGTTGGCGCAGGGCTGGCCTTGGGCTTTTTGGGCGCCGAGATGTCGCCCGATGCCGCGCTGCTCGCCAGCTGCGTGGCGTGCCTCGTGCTGGCGGCGGCCCTGTTCCTGTCCAGCGGCAGCAACCTCAAGTACGGCTGGGGCACCGTGCGTCCCGGCGAGAGCAGCCTGGCGGCGGGCGACATGGCGGGAGTGGTGAAGTTCGTGGCCACCGAGCGTGCGGTCACGCAGCGCGAGAGCGAGGTCATGCTGCTGCTGGCCGAGGGCAAGTCGCGCCGCGCCGTGTGCGAGGCGCTGTCCGTGTCGCCCGACACGGTGAAGACGCATGTGCGCAGCATCTACCGCAAGCTCGCCGTGCACTCCCAGCAGGAGCTCATCGACTACCTGGCGCGCGAGCGGGAGGACCTGGCCGCCGACGGCTCCGAGCATCCGCTGGGGGCGTGA
- a CDS encoding MerR family transcriptional regulator — protein sequence MLQIGEFSRLSRISVRMLRHYDQVGLLKPAEQDAQTGYRRYAVSQLAEANRITVLRDLGFPIREIGRLVHADDRELARALDDRARELEEGIGREQRRLADLLRFRQDVEAGGSAISCEVALVSVPSYQVVALRMELEGYGEERRAWERLGAFMRERKIAPSEPYTEYCEFCDEGAAADAGGDAAGGAGDAIAAGGAPCGAPSPVTVEVAVATDAHGEDDGPLRFYRSAALPLAASIKVYGPYENIAPVYASFARWLEDHPALRMAGPTREVAHRGPWNAEDPQDYLTEFLVPVQKTA from the coding sequence GTGCTGCAGATAGGCGAGTTCTCCCGGCTCTCGCGCATATCGGTGCGCATGCTGCGCCACTACGACCAGGTGGGTCTGCTCAAGCCCGCCGAGCAGGACGCCCAGACGGGGTACCGTCGCTATGCCGTGTCCCAGCTGGCGGAGGCGAACCGCATTACCGTCCTGCGTGACCTGGGGTTCCCCATCCGGGAAATCGGGCGGCTGGTGCATGCGGACGACAGGGAGCTGGCCCGCGCCCTGGACGATCGCGCGCGTGAGCTCGAGGAAGGCATCGGGCGTGAGCAGCGCCGACTTGCCGACCTGCTCCGTTTCCGGCAGGACGTGGAGGCCGGCGGGTCCGCCATAAGCTGCGAGGTGGCGCTCGTGTCGGTTCCCTCCTACCAGGTGGTGGCGCTGCGCATGGAGCTGGAGGGCTACGGCGAGGAACGGCGGGCTTGGGAGCGGCTGGGCGCATTCATGAGAGAGCGGAAGATTGCGCCATCCGAACCTTACACGGAGTACTGCGAGTTCTGCGACGAGGGGGCGGCGGCCGATGCGGGCGGCGATGCTGCAGGCGGTGCAGGGGACGCGATCGCCGCAGGCGGCGCGCCCTGCGGTGCCCCATCGCCCGTCACGGTGGAGGTGGCCGTGGCCACCGATGCGCACGGCGAAGACGACGGGCCGCTGCGCTTCTACCGCAGCGCCGCGCTGCCGCTTGCCGCGAGCATCAAGGTGTACGGCCCCTACGAGAACATCGCGCCCGTGTACGCGTCGTTCGCGCGGTGGCTGGAAGATCATCCCGCGCTGCGCATGGCCGGCCCCACGCGCGAGGTGGCCCATCGCGGCCCGTGGAACGCGGAAGACCCGCAGGACTACCTTACGGAGTTTTTGGTTCCCGTCCAGAAGACCGCTTGA
- a CDS encoding SAM-dependent methyltransferase codes for MQTFSVHPVGVVSGGGEGPAQLRIDPAYRDGLRGLEGFGHAVVIWWAHEVDDPELRALTDAGRPYTRLDHDLGIFATRSPLRPNPLALTAIELAAVDADAGIVETPYLDAADGTPVLDLKPYTPSIDRIEHPIVPAWCAHWPASTEASADFDWASEFRF; via the coding sequence ATGCAAACGTTTTCCGTTCATCCCGTCGGCGTCGTGAGCGGGGGAGGGGAGGGGCCTGCGCAGCTGCGCATCGACCCGGCGTACCGCGACGGCCTGCGCGGCCTCGAGGGCTTCGGCCACGCCGTCGTCATCTGGTGGGCGCACGAGGTTGACGACCCCGAGCTGCGCGCGCTCACCGATGCGGGGCGCCCCTACACGCGTCTCGACCACGACCTGGGCATTTTCGCCACGCGGAGCCCGCTGCGGCCCAACCCGCTGGCCCTCACGGCCATCGAGCTGGCCGCCGTGGACGCGGACGCCGGTATTGTGGAGACGCCCTACCTCGACGCCGCCGACGGCACCCCCGTGCTCGACCTCAAGCCCTACACCCCCAGCATCGACCGCATCGAGCACCCCATCGTCCCCGCCTGGTGCGCTCACTGGCCCGCAAGCACGGAAGCCTCCGCCGATTTCGACTGGGCGTCCGAGTTCCGCTTCTAA
- the eno gene encoding phosphopyruvate hydratase, with protein MSVIIDVFGREILDSRGNPTVEVEVVLEDGAFGRAAVPSGASTGAFEAVELRDCDKGRYLGKGTLDAVAHVNEEIAEALIGLEADDQRTIDDIMLEVDGTDNKGALGANAILGASLACAKAAAESAELPLYKYVGGANAHLLPTPMMNILNGGVHADNNVDFQEFMIMPVGADSFAEALRWCAEIYHTLKKVLHDAGLGGGVGDEGGFAPNFKTNEEPLEYVTKACEAAGYKPGVDIMFAMDPASTEFYDADKQKYVLAGEGRELTSAEMVDYWEALVNKYPIISIEDGMAEEDWDGWKALTERIGDRVQLVGDDLFVTNSKRLAKGIEMGCANAILIKVNQIGSLTETLEAIEMAKQAGYACVMSHRSGETEDTTIADLSVACNTGQIKTGAPCRSDRVAKYNQLLRIEEELDSAAVYAGMSAFYNIKR; from the coding sequence ATGAGCGTCATCATCGATGTGTTCGGTCGCGAGATCCTGGACTCGCGCGGCAACCCGACCGTGGAGGTGGAGGTCGTGCTGGAGGACGGGGCGTTCGGCCGCGCCGCCGTGCCGTCGGGCGCTTCGACCGGCGCGTTCGAGGCCGTGGAGCTGCGCGACTGCGACAAGGGCCGCTACCTCGGCAAGGGCACGCTCGACGCGGTGGCCCACGTGAACGAGGAGATCGCCGAGGCGCTCATCGGCCTGGAGGCCGACGACCAGCGCACCATCGACGACATCATGCTCGAGGTGGACGGCACCGACAACAAGGGCGCCCTGGGCGCGAACGCCATCCTGGGCGCGTCGCTGGCCTGCGCGAAGGCCGCGGCCGAGTCCGCTGAGCTGCCGCTGTACAAGTACGTGGGCGGCGCGAACGCGCACCTTCTGCCCACGCCCATGATGAACATCCTCAACGGCGGCGTGCACGCCGACAACAACGTGGACTTCCAGGAGTTCATGATCATGCCGGTGGGCGCGGACAGCTTCGCCGAGGCCCTGCGCTGGTGCGCCGAGATCTACCACACGCTGAAGAAGGTGCTGCACGACGCGGGCCTGGGCGGCGGCGTGGGCGACGAGGGCGGTTTCGCCCCCAACTTCAAGACGAACGAGGAGCCGCTCGAGTACGTCACGAAGGCGTGCGAGGCCGCCGGCTACAAGCCCGGCGTGGACATCATGTTCGCCATGGATCCGGCCTCGACCGAGTTCTACGACGCCGACAAGCAGAAGTACGTGCTGGCCGGCGAGGGCCGCGAGCTCACGAGCGCCGAGATGGTGGACTACTGGGAGGCCCTGGTGAACAAGTACCCCATCATCTCCATCGAGGACGGCATGGCCGAGGAGGACTGGGACGGCTGGAAGGCGCTCACCGAGCGCATCGGCGACCGCGTGCAGCTGGTGGGCGACGACCTGTTCGTCACGAACTCCAAGCGACTGGCCAAGGGCATCGAGATGGGCTGCGCGAACGCCATCCTCATCAAGGTGAACCAGATCGGCAGCCTCACCGAGACGCTGGAGGCCATCGAGATGGCGAAGCAGGCCGGCTACGCCTGCGTCATGAGCCACCGCTCCGGCGAGACCGAGGACACCACCATCGCCGATTTGTCCGTGGCGTGCAACACCGGCCAGATCAAGACGGGCGCGCCCTGCCGCTCCGACCGCGTGGCGAAGTACAACCAGCTGCTCCGCATCGAGGAGGAGCTGGACTCCGCCGCCGTCTACGCCGGCATGAGCGCGTTCTACAACATCAAGCGCTAA
- a CDS encoding GNAT family N-acetyltransferase: protein MLEARAVTAGTEDAQEVERLLEAAFPPYERPPFSFLTTQAEREEVSLLAYRDEGLFCGFAFMIEDARLAYVLFLAVGEGVRSKGYGARMLADIERRCPGKTIALDIEPVIEGAPNVVQRQRRRDFYLRNGFAPTGIANCFEGDVYEVLAKGPGFESDRFLALINELPEGEDKTLAPLEQAVPAYAERLLAAR from the coding sequence ATGTTGGAAGCACGTGCCGTCACGGCTGGAACCGAGGATGCGCAAGAGGTGGAGCGGTTGCTGGAAGCCGCGTTCCCACCGTATGAGCGCCCGCCGTTCTCGTTTCTTACCACGCAGGCCGAGCGCGAGGAAGTGTCGCTGCTCGCCTATCGCGACGAAGGGCTGTTCTGCGGATTCGCCTTCATGATAGAGGACGCGAGGCTGGCGTACGTGCTCTTCCTCGCCGTTGGCGAGGGGGTTCGCTCGAAGGGCTACGGCGCGCGCATGCTCGCCGACATCGAGCGGCGCTGCCCCGGCAAGACCATCGCGCTCGACATCGAGCCAGTGATCGAGGGCGCCCCGAACGTTGTCCAGCGGCAAAGGCGCCGCGACTTCTACCTGCGCAACGGCTTCGCGCCCACGGGCATCGCGAACTGCTTCGAAGGCGACGTGTACGAGGTGCTCGCGAAGGGTCCGGGTTTCGAGTCGGACCGCTTCCTCGCGCTGATCAACGAACTGCCGGAAGGCGAGGACAAGACGCTCGCCCCGCTCGAACAGGCGGTGCCGGCCTATGCCGAGCGGCTGCTCGCTGCTCGATGA
- a CDS encoding gamma carbonic anhydrase family protein — translation MTHAEAKPSLYRNVRIHPSARLSPAAGIVGDVTIGRDSCVLAGAQIRADDAPVIIGDEVNIQENAVVHVDRDHPAILHDHCTIGHGAVIHGCEIGPNALVGMGAIVMNGAKVGANCVVAAGALVSEGKELPDGSLVMGMPARVNRTLSDEEIARLCTAAGDEYLAVGARMLEEGLLHNPEPDADAHLGF, via the coding sequence ATGACCCACGCCGAAGCCAAGCCCTCCCTCTACCGCAACGTTCGCATCCACCCGAGCGCGCGCCTCTCCCCCGCCGCCGGCATCGTGGGCGACGTGACCATCGGGCGCGACTCCTGCGTGCTGGCCGGTGCCCAGATCCGCGCCGACGACGCGCCCGTCATCATCGGCGACGAGGTGAACATCCAGGAGAACGCCGTCGTCCACGTGGACCGCGATCATCCCGCCATCCTCCACGACCACTGCACCATAGGGCACGGCGCCGTCATACACGGCTGCGAGATAGGGCCGAACGCGCTCGTGGGCATGGGCGCCATCGTCATGAACGGGGCGAAGGTGGGCGCGAATTGTGTGGTGGCCGCCGGCGCGCTGGTATCCGAGGGCAAAGAGCTTCCCGACGGCAGCCTGGTTATGGGCATGCCCGCGCGCGTGAACCGCACGCTGTCGGATGAGGAAATCGCGCGCTTGTGCACCGCGGCGGGCGACGAGTACCTGGCCGTGGGCGCCCGCATGCTCGAGGAAGGCCTGCTGCACAACCCCGAGCCGGACGCGGACGCACACCTGGGCTTCTAG
- the glp gene encoding gephyrin-like molybdotransferase Glp, whose protein sequence is MKEMISLEEARELVLANVEPLPQETVPVLEAVGRVAAEDLRSDIDIAPFAHSAMDGFAVRAAELAAASAEAPVEMDVIAEVAAGDVYEGSIGEGQCVRIMTGAPVPDDADAVVKYEIVDVVTGDGKPGSRVAFTAPVKERNNVREAGEEAKAGEVVVEAGEVIGSAGVGFLAGCGVVEVPTHRRPRVAIISIGSELVDPTEVPTPGKIRNSNSYALAACAQAAGSAPTILPIVEDTLEALAAAVSAAACEYDFVVTSGGASNGDFDFIKPVVEELGELLMTTVNMRPGKAQTFGVVQGTPVFGLPGNPAAAYVGFEMIIRPALRKMQGYRHFTRPVVKAKLSRDVKKNDPRRIFLRSTLYKDDAGEYVVAPAKNQSSGLFGVIQRSNCMAIMPEGLESRTAGSLIDCMLLDVSEEVSL, encoded by the coding sequence ATGAAGGAAATGATCTCGCTCGAAGAGGCCCGCGAACTCGTGCTCGCGAACGTGGAGCCGTTGCCGCAGGAGACGGTGCCGGTGCTGGAGGCGGTGGGCCGCGTGGCAGCCGAGGACCTGCGCAGCGACATCGACATCGCCCCGTTCGCGCATTCGGCCATGGACGGTTTCGCGGTGCGCGCGGCCGAGCTGGCTGCCGCGAGCGCCGAGGCGCCGGTGGAGATGGACGTCATCGCGGAGGTTGCGGCCGGCGACGTGTACGAGGGCTCCATCGGGGAGGGCCAGTGCGTGCGCATCATGACGGGCGCGCCGGTTCCCGACGACGCCGACGCCGTGGTGAAGTACGAGATCGTGGACGTGGTGACCGGTGACGGCAAGCCAGGAAGCCGCGTGGCGTTCACCGCCCCCGTGAAGGAGCGCAACAACGTGCGCGAGGCGGGCGAGGAGGCCAAGGCCGGCGAGGTTGTGGTGGAGGCCGGCGAGGTCATCGGCTCGGCCGGCGTAGGGTTCCTGGCGGGCTGCGGCGTGGTGGAGGTGCCCACGCACCGACGCCCGCGCGTGGCCATCATCTCCATCGGCAGCGAGCTGGTGGACCCCACCGAGGTTCCCACGCCCGGCAAGATCCGCAACTCGAACAGCTACGCGCTGGCCGCGTGCGCCCAGGCCGCAGGCTCCGCACCCACGATCCTGCCCATCGTGGAGGACACGCTGGAGGCCCTCGCGGCCGCCGTGTCCGCCGCGGCCTGCGAGTACGACTTCGTGGTGACGAGCGGCGGCGCCTCCAACGGCGACTTCGACTTCATCAAGCCCGTGGTGGAAGAGCTGGGCGAGCTGCTCATGACCACCGTGAACATGCGTCCCGGCAAGGCCCAGACGTTCGGCGTGGTGCAGGGCACGCCCGTGTTCGGCCTGCCCGGCAACCCGGCGGCCGCCTACGTGGGCTTCGAGATGATCATTCGCCCCGCGCTGCGCAAGATGCAGGGTTACCGCCATTTCACGCGTCCCGTGGTGAAGGCGAAGCTCTCGCGCGACGTGAAGAAGAACGATCCGCGCCGCATCTTCCTGCGCTCCACGTTGTACAAGGACGATGCGGGCGAGTACGTGGTGGCGCCGGCGAAGAACCAGAGCTCGGGACTGTTCGGCGTCATCCAGCGCAGCAACTGCATGGCCATCATGCCCGAGGGCTTGGAGTCGCGCACGGCCGGCTCGCTCATCGACTGCATGCTGTTGGACGTTTCCGAGGAGGTCAGCCTGTAG
- a CDS encoding molybdenum cofactor biosynthesis protein B, protein MSEQALTFALITCSDTRSMKEDTAGAALEALIAEKGWTCASHVVVRDERADIAAAIVAACDELDADIVLTCGGSGLSLRDVTPEATMDVCERNVPGIAEAMRAHSLAITPYAMLSRALCMQRGRHLVINLPGSEKAARENWDGIVAALPHAAKMMAGGGH, encoded by the coding sequence ATGTCCGAACAAGCTCTGACATTCGCTCTTATCACCTGCTCCGACACGCGCAGCATGAAGGAGGACACCGCGGGCGCCGCGCTTGAGGCGCTCATCGCCGAGAAGGGGTGGACGTGCGCGAGCCACGTGGTAGTGCGCGACGAGCGTGCCGACATCGCCGCGGCCATCGTGGCCGCCTGCGACGAGCTTGATGCCGATATCGTGCTGACCTGCGGCGGCAGCGGTCTTTCTTTGCGCGACGTGACGCCGGAGGCCACGATGGACGTGTGCGAGCGCAACGTGCCCGGCATCGCCGAGGCCATGCGCGCCCACTCGCTGGCCATCACCCCCTACGCCATGCTCTCGCGTGCGCTGTGCATGCAGCGCGGCCGGCACCTGGTGATCAACCTGCCCGGCAGCGAGAAGGCGGCCCGCGAGAACTGGGACGGCATCGTGGCCGCCCTGCCGCACGCCGCCAAGATGATGGCGGGCGGCGGGCACTAG
- a CDS encoding dimethyl sulfoxide reductase anchor subunit family protein, translating into MTSGFDELSLALFTTLAPAGTIAFIALALARLLERDHEAAVRIDRLAALPFSVVLVGFIASATHLGTPANALHVFSGVGRSPLSNEVLAAVAFLFLAGSYWMAAFKQHFPDSVAKPWLVLTCAAGAALVACTSLAYAVDTVPTWDTWFTPTNLWFSALLAGPMLGLLFLHLARAGRRRYDAVLVAVSAVALAAGTVVLALHQQSLADVANNELVASALVPGYGTAITFHALAGTAGCICAALSLRSRRSPQAALALSGAGTLLLLTAVLVTRVEFYQLHLTVGF; encoded by the coding sequence ATGACCAGCGGTTTCGACGAGCTCTCGCTCGCGTTGTTCACCACGCTGGCGCCGGCCGGCACCATCGCGTTCATCGCGCTCGCCCTGGCGCGCCTGCTCGAGCGCGACCACGAGGCCGCCGTGCGCATCGACCGCCTGGCGGCGCTGCCGTTCTCGGTGGTGCTCGTGGGCTTCATCGCCTCGGCCACGCACCTGGGCACGCCGGCCAACGCGCTGCACGTGTTCTCGGGCGTGGGGCGCTCGCCGCTGTCGAACGAGGTGCTGGCGGCCGTGGCCTTCCTGTTCCTGGCCGGCTCGTACTGGATGGCGGCCTTCAAGCAGCACTTCCCCGATTCAGTGGCGAAGCCGTGGCTCGTTTTGACCTGCGCAGCCGGCGCGGCATTGGTGGCCTGCACGTCGCTTGCCTATGCGGTGGACACGGTGCCCACCTGGGACACCTGGTTCACGCCGACGAACCTGTGGTTCTCGGCGTTGCTGGCGGGGCCGATGCTCGGGCTGCTGTTCCTGCACCTGGCACGCGCCGGGCGGCGACGGTACGACGCCGTGCTCGTGGCGGTGAGCGCCGTTGCGCTGGCGGCGGGCACGGTCGTGCTGGCGTTGCACCAGCAGAGCCTCGCCGACGTGGCGAACAACGAGCTGGTGGCCAGCGCGCTCGTGCCGGGCTACGGCACGGCCATCACGTTCCACGCCCTCGCAGGCACCGCCGGCTGCATCTGCGCCGCCTTGTCGCTGCGATCCCGCCGCAGCCCGCAGGCGGCCCTGGCCTTGAGCGGGGCAGGAACATTGCTGCTGCTGACCGCCGTGCTCGTCACCCGCGTGGAGTTCTACCAGCTGCATTTGACGGTGGGGTTTTAG
- a CDS encoding 4Fe-4S dicluster domain-containing protein has protein sequence MTFGFFFDNTRCTGCKTCEMACKDYRDLGAEAMFRRVIDYEGGTWERPGAAGAGTEAGMAVATGVFAYHLSLACNHCGDPACTRVCPTGAMHKDDRGLVWPDERKCIGCGYCTMACPYHAPFIDQHLKKSSKCDGCRARLDEGLGPVCVEACPVRALEWGDPAELAARHPGVVRSILPLPPEDATWPNLFILPSPAAVLAAQEGGYIANHQEI, from the coding sequence ATGACGTTCGGATTCTTCTTCGACAACACGCGCTGCACCGGGTGCAAGACCTGCGAGATGGCGTGCAAGGACTACCGCGACCTCGGGGCCGAGGCCATGTTCCGGCGCGTCATCGACTACGAGGGCGGCACGTGGGAGCGGCCCGGCGCGGCGGGCGCGGGCACCGAGGCGGGCATGGCCGTTGCCACAGGCGTGTTCGCCTACCACCTGTCGCTCGCGTGCAACCATTGCGGCGACCCCGCCTGCACGCGCGTGTGCCCTACCGGCGCCATGCACAAGGACGACCGCGGGCTCGTGTGGCCCGACGAGCGCAAGTGCATCGGCTGCGGGTACTGCACCATGGCCTGCCCCTATCACGCCCCCTTCATCGACCAGCACCTGAAGAAGAGCTCGAAGTGCGACGGCTGCCGCGCGCGGCTGGACGAGGGGCTGGGGCCCGTATGCGTCGAGGCCTGCCCCGTGCGGGCGCTCGAATGGGGAGACCCGGCAGAGCTCGCGGCACGGCATCCGGGCGTCGTGCGCTCCATCCTGCCGCTACCGCCGGAGGACGCCACGTGGCCGAACCTCTTCATCCTCCCCTCGCCCGCGGCCGTACTGGCCGCCCAAGAGGGCGGGTATATTGCGAATCACCAGGAGATATAG